The stretch of DNA ACTGGCGCCTGCAGCGAGAGCTTATGGCGGCATTCTTCCCGAATGCGGTGCTATCGCCGAGGCGCTGCTTTGCGATCCGCGCGATCCGGTCGTGCTGCACGGCGACATTCACCACAGCAACATTCTCGATTTCGAAGAAGACGGGTGGCTTGCGATCGACCCGAAGGGCCTGATCGGCGAACGCGGCTTCGACTATGCCAATACTTTCGCCAATGAAGACCTTCCGGCCATCAGCGTGCCGGGGCGCCTCCAGCGCCAGCTCCGGATCGTTTGTGCCGAAACCGGCATGGAGCCCAGACGCCTGCTGCAATGGATTGCTGCCTATTCCGGCCTGTCGGCGGCTTGGTTCCTCGGCGACAATATGAATACGTCGGCAGAGAGCCCGCTTGCCGTCGCGCGCATCGCTCTGGCGGAGTTGCGGCAAGCCTAGCGGCTTCCTTCAATAAAGGTCAGAGGATGGTTTCTTCATGCGGCAGATCGTGCCACGCGCAAGAGCCTGCGCTTGAATGCCGCGGAAAAGCGGCTTCATCAACATGGTCGTCGAACGGGCGCTCGGCTCAGGCACGCGGAGAGACATCGGCGGAACCGCCACCCTTCCATTTGGTATCGACGACTTCCGTCTCCGGCCGGTCGCCGCCTTCGGCATATTCCTCATGCCATTTGCCTTTCTCGTCCTGCCAGCTGATCTCGGCGGAATCGCCGCCGACCTGCTGTTCGGCCGCGACGATGCGGGCTGCCTCCAGCGCTTCGGCATGCGACGGGAATGCTTCGGAATAGACTTCTCCCAGCCGGTAGGCCCAGCCGCCGTCATGGGGAACGACCTCGTAAACCACCTTGATCATGCACCTCTCCTCTTTTCTCGTTACCCGATCTGTCGGCAATCAGCCGAAGGTCGCCGGACTGCATCCGGTTCCATCGCGCGCGGCAAGGCGAGAATTACGAGGCACGCCGCGATTGCTTCCGGCTGACCAATATCGGCAGTATTCCATTAAATGCACAAGACTGCAAATTCGCCCCGCAGTCGCACTGCCTGATGGGGAAGATCATCGGCTGTCGAAGAACCGAATCAGAATTTCAGGGCCGGCGGATAACCTGCCAGAGCGCAGTCGATCGTCACAAGCTGCAGTCCTTCGACTTGCCATTGGGCGAGCAGAAGGCGGTCGAAGGGATCGCCTCTGGCAGGGGATCATCGAAGTCGTCGGATGAACATCTCCGCCCTCGTCATCCCCCTTGTAGGCTTCGGCCGGATCAAGGCTCACCGCCGCGCGTCTTATGCGGGACGAGATCGAAGACCGGACGGTCGTTTCGCGTTACGACAATCGTGTTCCCTTCCTCGACCTCACGGGCAAGCTCAGTCTGGCCGTTCTCGGGATTGCGGATCGAGGTTTGCATCCGTCAAATGCACGCGCAGCCACACCGTCAACGATCGAATGAAAAGGGAAAGGCCCGCCATCGCTGACGGGCCTTTCTTCAATTCTGCCAACTGCCTTACTTGCAGGCGGCGCAGAAGCGCTGGATGCGCTTGCAGGCTTCCTCGAGCAGAGCTTCCGAGGTCGCATAGGAAATGCGGAAGTTCGGGCCGAGGCCGAAGGCCGAGCCGTGCACGACGGCGACGCCTTCACTTTCGAGCAGCTCAGAAACGAAATCTTCGTCGGTCTCGATGGCCTTGCCCGAAGGCGCGGTTTTGCCGATAAGGCCGGCGCAGGACGGGTAGACGTAGAAGGCACCCTCCGGTGACGGGCAGGTGATGCCTTTGGCCTGGTTCAGCATAGAAACCACCAGATCGCGGCGGCCTTCGAAGATCTTCTTGTTCGCCGGGATGAAATCCTGCGTCCCGTTCAGCGCCTCGACGGCGGCCCACTGGGCAATCGACGTCGCACCCGAGGTCTGCTGCCCCTGGACCATGTCCATCGCCTTGATGAGCTCAAGCGGGCCGGCCGCGTAGCCGATGCGCCAGCCGGTCATCGCATAGGCCTTGGAGACCCCGTTCATCGTCAGCGTGCGATCGTAGAGCTTCGGCTCGACTTCGACCGGCGTGACGAACTTGAAGTCGCCATAGGTCAGGTGCTCGTACATGTCGTCGGTCAGCACCCAGACATGCGGATGCTTGAGCAGCACGTCGGTCAGAGCCTTGAGTTCGGCATGCGTATAGGCGGCGCCTGACGGGTTCGACGGCGAGTTGAAGACGAACCACTTGGTCTTCGGCGTGATCGCCTTGTCGAGATCGGCTGCCTGGAGCTTGAAGTTGTTTTCCTGCGTGGTCGGGACGATTGCAGGTGTGCCGCCGCAAAGCGCCACCATCTCCGGGTAGGACACCCAGTAGGGAGCCGGAATGACGACTTCATCGCCCGGATTCAGCGTCGCCATGAAGGCGTTGAACAGGATCTGCTTGCCGCCGGTGCCGACGATCGTCTGCTCCCAGGAATATTCCAGGCCGTTCTCGCGCTTGAACTTCGCGGCGATCGCCTTGCGTAGTTCCGGGATGCCGGAAACCGGCGTGTACTTCGTCTCGCCGCGATTGATCGCGTCGATGGCGGCCTTCTTGATATTGTCCGGCGTATCGAAGTCCGGCTCGCCGGCGCCGAGGCCGATCACATCGCGCCCCTTTGCTTTCAGCTCACGCGCTTTCTGGGAGACGGCGATGGTGGCTGAAGGCTTCACACGGGAAAGAGCATCGGCAAGAAAGGCCATGATATCGGTCCTATACGGTTGAAACGGGCAGAAGGCCGGGACCGGAGTTCTGCGGTTAGCTCTATGTCCAATGTGCGGCGGCATTTCAAGCGCAAAGGCGTGATGGTGCCAATGATTCTTATTGATCAATTGCCGGGCGCGGCGGCCGAAGTATGAATCACTTTGCGAAGAACTTGAATCATTCTCTGAAGAGATGCGGATTTCATCCCTGGAATCAAAAACTTCGCCGGATTCGGCCTTCGCCATGATTATGCCGCAACAAATGACACGGCATGCCGCAATTCGGTCGCGAGCCTGCCGGGATCTAAGCCTCATCTTTAGCGCTCCGTAATTGGTTGTTGAGGGTATGCCAATGTTTCTGGAGGACGAGCGAGCCGCAGCGCGGCTTCGCGCCCGCCGGGTTTCGCTTTCTTTTTTGATTGCAGCAGGCGTTGTCGCCGCTTCGACGATGATGGCATTCGGGGTCATTTCGACAGCTCGCGCCGAAGGGATGCCGCAGTTGCCGAAGACCGAGCAAACAACCGGCTCCGTCGCCGCGCCGGTGCCGGCAGCAACCGAAGCGATCGCTCGGCCTGCGGCTTCGGCGAAGCCGCCGCGGACGACGCACGCCGACGGGCAGATCATGCGCGGGCTGACCATGCTGCTTTTCGCCCTGACCGCTGCGGGCGCACTTGCAGTATGGCGCCGCCGTATCAAGCGCCTATTAACCACGAGGACCCGGTAATGATGTCAAGTCCCCGCAACGGAAACCGGCATCAGGATGCGTACGGGTTCGAACCGCTTCCCTCCTACCTCGAACTGGCCATGGCGACCGCGGCAGCCGCAGCCCATGATGGGCCGAAGCAGCGTGAGAAAGGCTTCCTTTTCTCGCGCTTTTCGACGGTCGAGCGGTTGATTGCGCTCGGCATTGCCGGGCTTGCCCTTTATGGTATCGCGCTGATGAGCGACGGCTTCTACATCAAGGGAAAGGCTGCCGTCGCGCAGATCCTGCTGCAGCGCGCCTTCGCGGGACCCGAGCTGGTGGACACGACGCCGACCGCCTCCATTCAACCTCAAAACACAAAGCCGTTATCCGCGCCGCAATAAGGTTGAAGCGCCCTGCCCTCCGCTCCACGTTGAAAGCGGATGAAAGCGACGGGAAACGTCACATGACTATCGCCAGAACATTCGCCGCTTCGCTGCTTTTCGGCGCGCCGGTCTTCGCACCCGGCTTTGCCGCGGCGGCAGACAGGGTCGAGACCGAAAAGGTCGCAGTCAGCGTCGAAACCCTGGCGGAAGGGCTGGAGCATCCCTGGGCTGTGGAAGTGCTGCCTGACGGCGCCTATCTGGTGACCGAACGGCCTGGGCGGATGCGGATCGTCAGGGACGGCACGCTTTCAGATCCGATCGGAGGCGTGCCGGACGTCCGCGCCCGTGGCCAGGGCGGTTTGATGGACTTGGCACTTGCGCCGGATTTTGCGACGAGCCGCACGATCTATTTCACGGCATCGACCGCCAATCGAAGAGGCTCGGGAACCGAAGCCTTCAGCGCCACGCTTGCCACCGACGGCAGCAAACTCGAGAACGTGAAGACGATCTTCACGATGAAGCAGTTCACCGGCGGCAGTATCCAATACGGATCGCGCATTGCCATCGCGGGCGACGGTAGTCTCTTTATCAGCATCGGCGACCGCGGCAACCGCAATCGCTCGCAGGACTGGAAGGATGATGCCGGCTCGATCGTGCATATCAATGCCGATGGCAGCATCCCTGCGGACAACCCGTTCAAGGACAGCGGAAAGGCGCTGCCGGAAATTTGGTCGAAAGGCCATCGCAACCCGCAGGGCATCACCTTCGACATTGCCGACGGCAAACTCTACACCGTCGAGCACGGCGCGCGCGGCGGCGACGAAATCAATGTCATTGAACCCGGCAAGAACTACGGCTGGCCGATCATCAGCTATGGACGCAATTACTCCGGTTCAAAGATCGGCGAAGGCACGGCCAAGAAAGGACTGGAACAGCCGCTGCATTATTGGGATCCGTCGATCGCGCCAGGCGCGCTCGCGATCTATCGCGGCAAAATGTTTCCGGAGTGGGACGGCGACTTCCTTGTCGCAGCGCTCAAATTTCAACTGCTCTCCCGCATGCAGCGCGATAAAAACGGTACCTTCGTTGAAGGGGAGCAGATTTTCGAGGGTGATTACGGCCGCCTGCGGGATGTTATCGTTGCACCGGACGGTGCGCTCTTGATAGTCACGGACGAGGCCGATGGCGCACTGCTGCGTGTCTCGCGCTCCGACCGCCAGAACGGATAGGCACTGCGCAGTTCCTTGCGGATCACGAATTTCAGGCCGGACCAGACGGCATCGACGGAACAGACCTTGACGTCCACGAGACCGGTCGGAAGCAGGATTTCCCGCAGCACATCCTCAGTTATCGTCGTCGGCAGGCGTGCTGCCTTCTTCGGCCAGGATATCCAAAGCATGCCGTCAGGCTTCAAGGCCCTCAAAAGGTGACCCGCCATCCCTTCCAGGACAACTCGCTTGGCTTCGAAGACATGTATGTAGTCAAAACATGTGCCGTCTTCGGGCAGCGCATCATCAACGCGCGAGAAGCCGGCAAAGCCGCGGATCTCGCCGAACGTGTCGGCACGCCGATCAGCAAGGCCGCCTGCCCGTCCCTCAGGCCGAGCTTTTTGGCATGCGGAGTTCCGGAGTAACCGGCGGTCATTCTAGCCGCCATCTTCCTCTCCCCCGAAGCGCTCTTCGGCTCGGCAACTCGGCGCCCTGCTGCTTGGAGAGACGATGCCGCCGCTCGGCTATGCAGGCTGTGCGCTGATGTTTATCGCTATGCTTGTGGTCGAATTGGTACCGGAAGTCGGAAAGAGGCGCAGCCAGCCCGCCTGAGGTATGGCTTTTTCCGGGTTGGACGGCAATTCTGGAAAAAAATTTAGGACGCGCTATCATTGCATTTTTGGGAAAAACTGCTCTCAACTTATATTGCAAGCAATACAAAACCTTAATCATACGTGGACTGCGAGCGAAATTTTGCGTTTTGACGCAAATAGGATAGCCGACCTGAATGTGCTTTCGATAACACGTTAAAAAACTTTTGCTTGCCAATTCCCCTTAATCGCAGCAATCTCACGGCGTTCGGGCATTTTGCGAGCATGGGAAGTCCTTAAGTATGTGCGCGCCGGAAACGCTAATATTCCGGTCAGCCGGTCTCGCCAAGATGGGGAATAATCCCGTCATGAGACAGGCCGAGGTAGAGGGGACCTTTTTCTCGAATTTCAAGAATTGCCTGCCAACGCCCCGCAAGGGACATAGTTGATGCTGCCCGTGTGGATGGCGGGCAGAGAGAAAAGGACCTGACGCATGGCCGAGACTGGCACTGTAAAATTCTTCAATACCGACAAAGGCTTCGGATTCATCAAGCCGGATAAGGGTGGCGCCGACATCTTTGTTCACATTTCTGCCGTTCAGGCTTCCGGGCTTGCCGGCCTGACGGAAAATCAGAAGGTCAGCTTCGACACGGAGCCGGATCGTCGCGGCAAGGGCCCCAAGGCCGTCAATCTGCAGATTGCGGGCTGAGGCCTCCACAAGGCCGTCGAATTCGAGTTGAGGCCCGGCAGCTATGCCGGGTTTTGTCGTTCAGCGTCCGTTCAGATACCGCCACTATGTTGTCATCATCACGGTGCAGGAACCGCTCACGGGGTTCCAAGAACAGGATATGATCATGAACAGGCTCGCCAAGACATTTCTTCTGACCGCTACTGCCGCAGCCCTCACCCTTTCTGTAATCGGCGAAGCATCCGCCCGTGACCGCTGGCACCGCCATCACAATGGCGACGCAGCGCTTGTCGGCGGCGCCGTCGGTCTCGCAACCGGCCTGATCGTCGGCTCGGCCATCGCCAATCAGCCGCGCTATTATGAAGAGCCGCGCTATATCGATCCGCCCTATGAGCCGGAATATGAAGCCGTGCCGGTTTACCGCGCACCGCCGCGTTACTACGCCCCTGTCCGCGCTGATATCGAGCCCTGGACGCCGCAGTGGGAGCGCTACTGCTCTTACCGCTACCGCAGCTTCGATCCGAGAAGCGGCACCTTCGTCGGCAACGACGGCCGCGAGCACTTCTGCACCGCAGGCTGATCCGCGGACCATTTTAAACGCAAAGCGCCGCTTATCGGGCGGCGCTTTTGTTTTGGTCGTCTGTCGAGATCAGATACCCCTGAGGAACGGGTTGCCGCGTCGCTCGTCGCCGATGCGGCTGCCAGGGCCATGCCCGCAGATGAAGCCGACATCATCTCCGAGAGGCAGCACCTTGTCGCGGATCGAACCCAGCAGCTGCTGGTGATTGCCACCCGGCAGATCGGTTCGGCCGATCGAGCCGTTGAAGAGCACGTCGCCGAGATGGGCGAAGTTCTGGGCGCGATTGAAATAGATGACATGGCCGGGCGCGTGGCCGGGCGTGTGATAGACTTCAAACTCGTGGCTACCGAAGGAAATCCTGTCGCCATCCTTCAGCCAGCGGTCCGGCACGACGTTTTGAAGACCGGTAATGCCGTATTGTTGCGCCTGCATCTCGATCCGTTCCAGCAATGGCCGATCGTCCTCGTGCGGACCGACGATTTCAACGCCGAGCGTTTCCTTCAGTTCTTTCGCGCCACCCGCGTGGTCGAGATGCCCGTGCGTCAGCCAGATCTGCTTGATGGTCAGGCCGTTCTCCTTAAGCGCTTTGAGAATGACCGGCACATCGCCGCCCGGATCGACGACTACGCCCTCCTTCGTGTCCGGATCGAAGAGAACCGTGCAGTTCTGCTGGAAGGGTGTCACCGGAATGATGCCGGCCTGGAGCATGCCCATGATATGCCTCGCTTGTCTCTGCCTGCTTCCGATATAGCCGGAAAGGTCATCAAAGCCAGCCGCTTTTTGGCGGGCATCGCCCTTGCCTCACGCCTTCAAGACGCATCGTAACAACAGTTCATCGCTTCTGAAATGTCCGGGCGCTGCCCAGCTTTATCATTAAATTTCAATTCGTTGCGATTTTCCGATGAATCCAGATTTCAGCCCGCGCGGTCAAGCGGCGGAACTAGATGGTGAACGAAGCGTTTCACTCCAGCTAAAGCAAGGAGAAAAAGAATGACCTTCACGAGAAATCTTTTCCTGGCAGGTGCCGTGCTCGCCGCGAGCGCTGGCTTTGCCCATGCGGAAATGAGCGCGACGGCCATCAACGACCTCAACGTGCGGTCCGGGCCTGGCCCGCAATATCCCTCGGTCGGCGTCGCAACGCGCGGCTCTGCGGCCATCTTGGATGGCTGCATCCAGGGCAGCCGTTGGTGCCGCGTCGATGTTAACGGCATGCGCGGCTGGGTCTATGCTGAATACCTGCAGGTCGAGCACCAAGGCAACGCGATGATCGTCGAAGAGAACGAGGCCGTTCTTGGCGTCCCGTCTGTGACTTATGAGTCGACCGCAACCGTCGTGCCCGCCGATCCGCAGCCCGCGCCCGGCGATGAACTGCTTGGCCCTGTCGGCTCCGTGGAAGCGATAACGCCACCGGAGACGGTCCGCACCTATATCGAAACCACGCCGACGCAGACGGTTCAGTTGGGCGGCGATGTCGTCGTGGGTGCCGAGGTTCCGGATACCGTGACCTTCCAGGAGATTCCCGACTACCAATACCGCTATGTGCGCATCAATGACCGGCCCGTGCTGGTCGATCCCGGCACCCGCCGCATCGTCTATGTCTATCAATAGGCGTGCGGTGTGAGGCGGTCGTTGGACCGCCTCATTCCGTTAGAGTTTCCCGCAGCTTTCTGCCGCACCGAACCGCGCGCATGGGTTGCTTTCGGCGCGGTGATCTGATTGCCCCGGGAGGAAATCATGGAAGAGCGCTTCCATTCATCACGCAACTGATTGCCGGTGCACGATGGCATCCTCGACCGTGGTCGGAATAATGATGGCGCGGGCGCGGCAAAACCAAAGTCCGGTGCGCGGAAGGCGCGACCGGGCTTTGTACGATGGAGACCTTACTCGGCCGCGATAGACGCCGCCGGATAAACTTCCTTCATGTAGTCGTTCATCAGCGTCTCGGAGATCGTTGCCGGCGTGAATTTATAAGGTCCGATCTCGGAGACCGGCGTCACTTCCGCAGCAGAGCCCGTCAAGAAGCATTCGCTGAAGCCCGAAAGCTCTTCTGGCTGGATTGCCCGCTCGACGACCGGATAGCCGCGGCGCTTGGCGAGTTCGATCACCGTCTGGCGCGTAATGCCGTTAAGGAAGCAGTCGGGAAGCGGCGTATGGATGACGCCGTCCTTGACGAAGAAGATGTTGGCGCCCGTCGCTTCGGCGACCTGGCCGCGGTAATCGAGCATCATCGCATCTGCATAGCCCTTGGCCTCCGCGGCATGCTTGGAGATGGTGCAGATCATGTAGAGGCCGGCGGCCTTCGACGAAGACGGCGCCGTCTTCGGGTCGGGGCGGCGATATTCGGCGATATCGAGGCGGATGCCCTTAAGCTTTTCGGCGGGATTGAAGTAGCTGCCCCACTGCCAGATGGCGATCGCGACATTGATGCGGTTCGACTGCGCCGAAATCCCCATCATTTCGCTACCGCGCCAGGCGATCGGGCGCACATAGGCCTCGGAAAAACCTTGGCGCTTCAGCAGTTCGATAGTTGCCGCATCGAGTTCCTCGACCGAGTAAGGCACCTTGAATCCAAGGATTTCAGCGGAGTTGTGAAGACGCTGATTATGCTCCGTCAGCTTGAAAACGCGGCCGCCATAGGCGCGCTCGCCTTCGAAGACCGCGCTGGCATAATGCAGACCATGCGTCAGCATATGAACCTTCGCGTCCTTCCACGGCACGAATTCGCCGTTGAACCAGATTTCGCCATCCAGCTGGTCGAAGGGAACTGAAGCCATTCTCTTATCCTCCGGCGCCCGCACGCCATGCCTGTTGATTGTTGCCCATATTACGTTTTATCCACTACGCAGTGGGGAAAAATATGCGTTGTATGGGGAGGAAAGACGGGCCGGTTTCGAACGAACGTCCCGCCTCCGCAAAGTCCGGGGAAGCTAACAGCGGCGTAAAATTGTGTCAACAAAGCTGACATATCTTTGCGTTTCCCGGGGCCCGCAGAACGAGAAAGGAAATGACGTGGCGGCACGACAGACCAGCTCGAAAGTAGCCAAAGGCGAACCATTGGCCGCACCGATGGAAAACACCGGCATCATCGATTTCGAGATCATCGAGCTCTTCTTTTTCGCCTATCGCGATTTCGTCTCTGATCCGGATGCGATCCTGGAAAAGAGCGGGTTCGGCCGGGCTCATCATCGGGTAGTGCATTTCGTTAACCGTGAACCGGGCATGACCGTTGCCGATCTTTTGGATACATTGAAGATTACCAAACAGAGCCTCGCTCGAGTGCTCAAACAACTGATCGATTCGGGGTATATTCGTCAGGTTGCTGGGCCTGAAGACCGGCGCCAGCGTAAGCTTTATCCGACTAAGACTGGGCGCGAACTCGCGCTCGCTCTGGCGGAGCCGCAATCGCGCCGCATTGAGAGAGCATTCGACGGTGCCGCTCCGGACGTGCGCGAAAGTGTAAAGGCATTTCTGAGGGGTATGAGGGACAGGCAAACAACGAAAGCGGATTGAATGGCGGGGAAGACAATCATTTCTGATGACGCGGCGCATCTGCTGGTGGTCGATGACGACACCCGAATCCGCGCTCTTTTGAACCGTTACCTGACGGAGAACGGCTTCCGGGTGACCGTGGCTGCGGATGGTGCCGAGGCGCAACGCAAGCTCGCCGGGCTCGACTTCGATCTCATCATCATGGATGTGATGATGCCGGGAGAATCCGGCATCGACGTGACGCGCGGCCTGCGCGCCATTAAGAACGTGCCGATCATCATGCTCACAGCGCTTGCGGAATCCGACAATCGCATTGCGGGCCTTGAAGCCGGCGCCGACGATTATCTCTCGAAGCCTTTCGATCCGCGCGAACTGGTGCTGCGCGTCAATA from Rhizobium sp. 007 encodes:
- a CDS encoding aminoglycoside phosphotransferase family protein, with translation MFESHLDRWSLAPDGEPIITHSSHLLPVLWNGKPAMLKKSRDEAERAGGALMHWWDGAGAAKVYAHDDEAVLLERATGGRSLLKMAMDGEDDEASRIICRTVERLHAPRQKPLPGLIPLRRWFRELAPAARAYGGILPECGAIAEALLCDPRDPVVLHGDIHHSNILDFEEDGWLAIDPKGLIGERGFDYANTFANEDLPAISVPGRLQRQLRIVCAETGMEPRRLLQWIAAYSGLSAAWFLGDNMNTSAESPLAVARIALAELRQA
- a CDS encoding DUF2188 domain-containing protein, which encodes MIKVVYEVVPHDGGWAYRLGEVYSEAFPSHAEALEAARIVAAEQQVGGDSAEISWQDEKGKWHEEYAEGGDRPETEVVDTKWKGGGSADVSPRA
- a CDS encoding pyridoxal phosphate-dependent aminotransferase; protein product: MAFLADALSRVKPSATIAVSQKARELKAKGRDVIGLGAGEPDFDTPDNIKKAAIDAINRGETKYTPVSGIPELRKAIAAKFKRENGLEYSWEQTIVGTGGKQILFNAFMATLNPGDEVVIPAPYWVSYPEMVALCGGTPAIVPTTQENNFKLQAADLDKAITPKTKWFVFNSPSNPSGAAYTHAELKALTDVLLKHPHVWVLTDDMYEHLTYGDFKFVTPVEVEPKLYDRTLTMNGVSKAYAMTGWRIGYAAGPLELIKAMDMVQGQQTSGATSIAQWAAVEALNGTQDFIPANKKIFEGRRDLVVSMLNQAKGITCPSPEGAFYVYPSCAGLIGKTAPSGKAIETDEDFVSELLESEGVAVVHGSAFGLGPNFRISYATSEALLEEACKRIQRFCAACK
- a CDS encoding PQQ-dependent sugar dehydrogenase, encoding MTIARTFAASLLFGAPVFAPGFAAAADRVETEKVAVSVETLAEGLEHPWAVEVLPDGAYLVTERPGRMRIVRDGTLSDPIGGVPDVRARGQGGLMDLALAPDFATSRTIYFTASTANRRGSGTEAFSATLATDGSKLENVKTIFTMKQFTGGSIQYGSRIAIAGDGSLFISIGDRGNRNRSQDWKDDAGSIVHINADGSIPADNPFKDSGKALPEIWSKGHRNPQGITFDIADGKLYTVEHGARGGDEINVIEPGKNYGWPIISYGRNYSGSKIGEGTAKKGLEQPLHYWDPSIAPGALAIYRGKMFPEWDGDFLVAALKFQLLSRMQRDKNGTFVEGEQIFEGDYGRLRDVIVAPDGALLIVTDEADGALLRVSRSDRQNG
- a CDS encoding cold-shock protein codes for the protein MAETGTVKFFNTDKGFGFIKPDKGGADIFVHISAVQASGLAGLTENQKVSFDTEPDRRGKGPKAVNLQIAG
- a CDS encoding BA14K family protein, encoding MNRLAKTFLLTATAAALTLSVIGEASARDRWHRHHNGDAALVGGAVGLATGLIVGSAIANQPRYYEEPRYIDPPYEPEYEAVPVYRAPPRYYAPVRADIEPWTPQWERYCSYRYRSFDPRSGTFVGNDGREHFCTAG
- a CDS encoding MBL fold metallo-hydrolase, which translates into the protein MGMLQAGIIPVTPFQQNCTVLFDPDTKEGVVVDPGGDVPVILKALKENGLTIKQIWLTHGHLDHAGGAKELKETLGVEIVGPHEDDRPLLERIEMQAQQYGITGLQNVVPDRWLKDGDRISFGSHEFEVYHTPGHAPGHVIYFNRAQNFAHLGDVLFNGSIGRTDLPGGNHQQLLGSIRDKVLPLGDDVGFICGHGPGSRIGDERRGNPFLRGI
- a CDS encoding DUF1236 domain-containing protein, encoding MTFTRNLFLAGAVLAASAGFAHAEMSATAINDLNVRSGPGPQYPSVGVATRGSAAILDGCIQGSRWCRVDVNGMRGWVYAEYLQVEHQGNAMIVEENEAVLGVPSVTYESTATVVPADPQPAPGDELLGPVGSVEAITPPETVRTYIETTPTQTVQLGGDVVVGAEVPDTVTFQEIPDYQYRYVRINDRPVLVDPGTRRIVYVYQ
- a CDS encoding branched-chain amino acid aminotransferase gives rise to the protein MASVPFDQLDGEIWFNGEFVPWKDAKVHMLTHGLHYASAVFEGERAYGGRVFKLTEHNQRLHNSAEILGFKVPYSVEELDAATIELLKRQGFSEAYVRPIAWRGSEMMGISAQSNRINVAIAIWQWGSYFNPAEKLKGIRLDIAEYRRPDPKTAPSSSKAAGLYMICTISKHAAEAKGYADAMMLDYRGQVAEATGANIFFVKDGVIHTPLPDCFLNGITRQTVIELAKRRGYPVVERAIQPEELSGFSECFLTGSAAEVTPVSEIGPYKFTPATISETLMNDYMKEVYPAASIAAE
- a CDS encoding MarR family transcriptional regulator — translated: MENTGIIDFEIIELFFFAYRDFVSDPDAILEKSGFGRAHHRVVHFVNREPGMTVADLLDTLKITKQSLARVLKQLIDSGYIRQVAGPEDRRQRKLYPTKTGRELALALAEPQSRRIERAFDGAAPDVRESVKAFLRGMRDRQTTKAD
- a CDS encoding response regulator transcription factor, whose amino-acid sequence is MAGKTIISDDAAHLLVVDDDTRIRALLNRYLTENGFRVTVAADGAEAQRKLAGLDFDLIIMDVMMPGESGIDVTRGLRAIKNVPIIMLTALAESDNRIAGLEAGADDYLSKPFDPRELVLRVNNILRRNASDAPKIEQIMFGPYTFSLTRKELKKATEVIRLTDREQEIMLLFAKRAGDTIPRHELIGNDVDVGERTIDVQINRLRRKIEDDPANPVWLQTVRGIGYRLSID